The DNA window TACTATTATTTGGAGGCGCCATACATGTAGCAGGAGCTGTAAAATCCAATAAGATAAGGAAAACAGCTACATCCGATTTTATGGAAATCGAGAAACAGCGTGGTATCTCAGTGGCTACTTCAGTGATGGGATTTGAATACAAAGATACCAAGGTCAATATCCTGGATACGCCCGGACACCAGGATTTTGCGGAAGATACCTACCGCACACTTACGGCTGTGGATAGCGTGATTGTGGTGATTGACGCAGCCAAGGGGGTTGAACCGCAAACCCTTAAACTGATGGAAGTATGCCGGATGCGGAAAACCCCGGTAATTGTATTTGTCAATAAACTGGACCGGATCGGGCAAGATCCTTTCGACCTGATGGATGAGTTGGAACAACAGCTTAAGATACAAGTCTGCCCGATGACATGGCCGATCAGTAGCGGCCCGACATTCAAAGGAGTATACAATCTATACGAAAAGAATCTGCAATTATATACTTCCCAGGAAAAACAGATCATCGCCGACTATTTAAAGATAGAAGATATACAGAGCAACGAGCTGGATCAGCAGATCGGTGAATATGCCGGAAAACTACGGGAGGACCTGGAGCTGGTGCAGGGTATCTATCTGTCACTGGATCTGGCAGAATATCGTGCCGGTCATTTAGCACCGGTATTTTTCGGAAGTGCACTCAACAACTTTGGTGTACGTGAACTGCTGGATTGTTTTGTCGATATTGCACCGACCCCCAAAAGCTTCGAGGCGGAAGAACGGATTGTACAACCTAAGGAACCTAAATTAACCGGATTTGTATTCAAGATACACGCCAATATGGATCCTAATCATCGGGACAGGATCGCTTTCCTGAGGATTTGTTCGGGTGAATTCAAACGAAATACCAATTACCTGCATGTCCGTTTAGGTAAAAATCTCAAATTTGCTAACCCGACTTCCTTTATGGCTGAGAAGAAGTCCATTGTGGATGAGGCATATCCTGGTGATATTGTGGGAATATATGATACCGGTAATTTCAAAATAGGGGATACATTGACAGAAGGAGAACAGATCCATTTCAAGGGAATACCGAGTTTTTCACCTGAATTATTCCGGTATGTGGAAAATGCGGATCCCATTAAATACAAGCAATTGGCCAAAGGATTGGAACAATTGACGGACGAAGGAGTGGCACAATTATTTGTCAACCAGTCCAACGGTCGTAAAATCATCGGAACTGTGGGCGCTTTGCAGTTTGATGTCATCCAATATCGTTTGGAACATGAATATGGTGCATCCTGTACTTACCAGCCCATGCAATTGTATAAAGCCTGTTGGATAGAAAGTACCGACAAAGCCGAATTGGAGGATTTCAAAAAACGAAAATGGCAATTCATGGCTTCAGATAAGGAAGGCAGGGATGTTTTTATGGCTGAATCCATGTATGCATTATCGACTTCCCAGGAAAAATACCCCAATATCAGGTTTCATTTTACATCGGAGTTTTAATCATTGTCTTTCCTGAAGTTTTGCGTATTTTAAAAATGATTCAATCATTTTTAAAATGTTGAGTTATCCGATCCCTAAAACATAATGTTGGAAGAATCGTAGTAACTCAATAATCAATGCAATCCCCATATGGATAATTACCCCTCCCCAGATGTGGCGTGTCTGAAAAGCCAATGCTCCCAAAAAATAACCTCCGAAAAAAGCTGAAATAGTTTCCAGGACAGGTTTGCCGAAATGAAGGGCGACATATACTGCAATCATAGGTAATACTGCGTTCCTGCCCATTAATGATACCATACCGATCACGAGTGCGCCGCGGAAGATCAGTTCTACCATCAGGAAGTCGCTCATGTATACGGTCTCAAAAATAAGCGTATTCAGCCACACCGGATTCCCGAAAGCATTTTCATAATTCCAGGGTTTATAGGACGGATAATAGGATAGAAAATCAGGCGTGAATGAAACGATGATCAATACAGGAAGGATAACTACATATAGGTACAAATAAGCTTTTACATGATGGTTGCCACTACAAAGCCCATATAATCCTTTTACATTTTTATCGATAAAAAGCCTTAACAGAACCAGTACAGGAATAACAAAAACCGCATTTCGCATTCTCCACAGGGTACGGAAAATGTAATTTTGTTCTTCAGCTGTCAATGACGGTAGTTGTAACACCTCCCGCCAGGAAAAAGCATCAGCGAACCCTATCAATGAGGTGATTAAAATTGCTTTGATGTAAAATAGAGGATTCCGTAGTTTTCCTGTTTCTTTTTTGATGCATGCAACCGGTATGGCTACCAGAAAATATATCAGCAGGTACATCAATATATTGTTTAAGATCGGAAAAGGAGTGGGAATCCTGCTGTAGGTAATCTGTTCCCCCCATTCGGTGCCATAAATCAATCCGATAAAAGTTCCCACAATTATAAACACATACAAATAAGCAGCTATATGGAAATCTTTCCGGAAAAAAGTCAGGAAATCCTGCACCAGGAACTTAAGTTGTCGGATCATGAAATGGTGGATTCAATTTCAGATTGTGGCTGTGAAGATAAATAAATTTCCATTTGACGGGTCTTGGCATGGATGATTTCAC is part of the Bacteroidales bacterium genome and encodes:
- a CDS encoding peptide chain release factor 3 translates to MDLEQEICRRRTFAVIAHPDAGKTTLTEKLLLFGGAIHVAGAVKSNKIRKTATSDFMEIEKQRGISVATSVMGFEYKDTKVNILDTPGHQDFAEDTYRTLTAVDSVIVVIDAAKGVEPQTLKLMEVCRMRKTPVIVFVNKLDRIGQDPFDLMDELEQQLKIQVCPMTWPISSGPTFKGVYNLYEKNLQLYTSQEKQIIADYLKIEDIQSNELDQQIGEYAGKLREDLELVQGIYLSLDLAEYRAGHLAPVFFGSALNNFGVRELLDCFVDIAPTPKSFEAEERIVQPKEPKLTGFVFKIHANMDPNHRDRIAFLRICSGEFKRNTNYLHVRLGKNLKFANPTSFMAEKKSIVDEAYPGDIVGIYDTGNFKIGDTLTEGEQIHFKGIPSFSPELFRYVENADPIKYKQLAKGLEQLTDEGVAQLFVNQSNGRKIIGTVGALQFDVIQYRLEHEYGASCTYQPMQLYKACWIESTDKAELEDFKKRKWQFMASDKEGRDVFMAESMYALSTSQEKYPNIRFHFTSEF
- a CDS encoding CPBP family intramembrane metalloprotease, giving the protein MIRQLKFLVQDFLTFFRKDFHIAAYLYVFIIVGTFIGLIYGTEWGEQITYSRIPTPFPILNNILMYLLIYFLVAIPVACIKKETGKLRNPLFYIKAILITSLIGFADAFSWREVLQLPSLTAEEQNYIFRTLWRMRNAVFVIPVLVLLRLFIDKNVKGLYGLCSGNHHVKAYLYLYVVILPVLIIVSFTPDFLSYYPSYKPWNYENAFGNPVWLNTLIFETVYMSDFLMVELIFRGALVIGMVSLMGRNAVLPMIAVYVALHFGKPVLETISAFFGGYFLGALAFQTRHIWGGVIIHMGIALIIELLRFFQHYVLGIG